Sequence from the Leptospira johnsonii genome:
AGGACGCAATATTAGCGGCGGAAAGCTTATTAAGCTAAACCGCCTTACTTTCTATCCAGGCCTTCAATAAACTTTGAGCCTCTTCTTCCGTTTCGGAAGCGCGGATATGGGATTCCAATCGAGTGATCGAGAATACTTTTTTTACGGAAGATCTTAGATTACTTACGATCAATTCTCCGCCTCTTTTTCTGAGCCAACCTGCGACCTGTATCAACATACCGATCGCGGAAGAATCTATATAAGAAGATTTGGCCAGATTGAATACGATGTATCTGTAACCTTCTTTCATCTTTTCTTGAATGGCGGTTTTGATCTCAGGACATCTATAAAGATCTATATCTTCATTCGTACGATATGCAAAGATCTGATCGTGGTATTCCACTCCATCGTCCGGAAAGTTTTCCATAGCTCCGTACTGAAGCTCGGAAGCGGATGCCACCAAATGTTTCGCAGCAGTAGGAGAATTTTCCAAGATCCTATTTTTTAAAGAACTTACTCTAAAGCCGAGAGTTTGCAGAACTTCAGGAGCTAATTCTTCCTTTTCGTTAATATCTTTGATCAGATCGTTTAAGAGTGCGATGGACTCGTCTGTATAACCTTCTTTCAGAAGTGTTCCGGCCTTTCTCAAACCCTTTCCGGTTTTGGCGATAGTAGCTTCTACCACTACGTCCGCGTCTTCCTTGGCAGAGTCGTCATTCCAATCCAAGGGAATATCTATCGTTTTTTGTTCGAGTTTAGCACCATCTGTCAACTCGTAATAACTTGCAGAAATATTAATATTCGGAGGAGTATCTTTTTTGGTTGGACGAAGTTGGACTACTAGGCTTTTTACATCATCGGCTCTCATGTCTCCGACTTCCAACACTAATGTCTTGGTACGTCCTGTCTCTTCAGGATCAGGTTCTTGGTAAGAAGAAACTTCTGAAACTAGATCCAAATAATCGATTCCTTTCGGAAAATCTATTTTCAGTTCTATAGATTGAGCGTATAAGGTCCCTATATCTCCAAACTCTTTGAAAAATATATCGCCGGTCTCTTCTGGAGTTTCCACATAGTAGAAATTTCCTCCTCCAGATTCTGCTATCTCTTTTAAAAGTATTTCGTTAAAGTCGTTACCGAAACCGATAACAGTTGTGCTGATCCCTTTTTTATATGCATCAGCTGCAATTTGGATCAACTGCACTGGATCCTTAATACCTAATGTTGGATTTCCATCGGTAAGGAGTATAACCCTTTTATAACCGTCTGCGATCGGATGTAATTCCAATGTCCTAAGCACATGAAGCCATCCACCACTTAGATTGGTAGAAGTACCCACCTGAATAGAATTCAATCTATGAATGACTGAATTTTTTTCGGCCAGAGGAACTAGAGGCTGGATTACCTGTACGTCTTCTGCATAGGCAACTGCTGTTAAAAAATCACGACGGGTCAACCAATTGACCAAGGAAGAAGAAGCCTGGATCACAGAATCCATCTTA
This genomic interval carries:
- a CDS encoding anti-sigma factor antagonist (This anti-anti-sigma factor, or anti-sigma factor antagonist, belongs to a family that includes characterized members SpoIIAA, RsbV, RsfA, and RsfB.), which codes for MILSAKLMRPAGSSAKSNTLLVRLNSPTGPASAQRQPLVLGLALDRSWSMKGSKMDSVIQASSSLVNWLTRRDFLTAVAYAEDVQVIQPLVPLAEKNSVIHRLNSIQVGTSTNLSGGWLHVLRTLELHPIADGYKRVILLTDGNPTLGIKDPVQLIQIAADAYKKGISTTVIGFGNDFNEILLKEIAESGGGNFYYVETPEETGDIFFKEFGDIGTLYAQSIELKIDFPKGIDYLDLVSEVSSYQEPDPEETGRTKTLVLEVGDMRADDVKSLVVQLRPTKKDTPPNINISASYYELTDGAKLEQKTIDIPLDWNDDSAKEDADVVVEATIAKTGKGLRKAGTLLKEGYTDESIALLNDLIKDINEKEELAPEVLQTLGFRVSSLKNRILENSPTAAKHLVASASELQYGAMENFPDDGVEYHDQIFAYRTNEDIDLYRCPEIKTAIQEKMKEGYRYIVFNLAKSSYIDSSAIGMLIQVAGWLRKRGGELIVSNLRSSVKKVFSITRLESHIRASETEEEAQSLLKAWIESKAV